A segment of the Deinococcus sp. HSC-46F16 genome:
GCTTGAGGACTTCCTCGGTCGTGCGGACCACGATGGGAATCATCAGGAAGCCCAGCGCGATGGCCCCCGCCAGCCCGGAAAAGCCGAACTGGAGGACGATCAGGCCGTAGGCCACCAGGCCCATCACGATGGCCGGGATGCCCGCCAGCACGTCGCTGAGCATCCGCACGGTGGGCATCAGCCGGTGCCGGGGGTACTCCGCCAGGAAGATGCCGCCCGCGACCCCCACCCCGACGCCCAGCACGCTCGCCATCGCCAGCATCTGGAGGCTGCCCAGAATCGCGTTGAGGAGGCCGCCGCCCGTCTCCCCTTCCGGCGCGGGCGTCCGGGTGAAGAAGTCGAGGTTCATCGCCCCCAGCCCCTCGCGCAGCAGGTAGGCGAAGATCAGGATCAGGGGGGCCACCACGATGAGGGTCGAGAGGCCGATCAAGCCGCCCATCAGCAGGTTACGGGCGCGGCGGGCCGGGCTGAGGCGGGGCCGGGGGCGGGCGGGGCGGGACGTGGAGCGGACGGTCATTGAATCCCCTTGGGGGTCAGCCGCGCGATCACCAGGCGGGCGATGAAGTTCACCAGCACGCTGAGGAGAAAGAGGCCCAGGCCGAGCGCCACAACGCTGGAGCGGTGCAGCCTCTCCTGCGCGTCGCCGAACTGGTTGGCGATCACGGAAGCCATCGTGCTGGCCCCGCCCCACAGGCTCTTGATGATGTCCTGGCTGTCCCCGATCACCATCGCCACCGCCAGTGTTTCGCCCAGCGCCCGGCCCAGCGCCAGGATCACGCCGCCCAGGATGCCCGCGCGGGCGTAGGGCAGGATGGCCCGCGAGATCACCTCCCACTTCGTCGCGCCCAACGCGTACATCGCTTCCCGCTGATCCTGCGGGACCAGCCGGATCACGTCCCGCGCCACCGACGCCGTGTACGGCAGGATCATCACCGTCAGGATCAGGATGGCGAGCGCCAGCCCCCGCCCATCGAAGGAGTTGGGCACGAAAAAGCATTGCAGGGTGGTCTGCCCGCTGTTCCAGAGGTCCTGACAGCGGGTGTAAACGGCGAGGTTCGCCGGATCGGCGAAAAAGCCCTGCTGCCAGCGGCCTAGGATCGGCGCGATCACGAACAAGGCCCACAGCCCGTACACCACGCTGGGCACGGCCGCGAGCAGTTCGATCAGGTACCCCACCGGGTTCGCCAGCCATTTTGGGGCGTACTCGGCCACGAACAGGGCACTCGCCACCGCCAGCGGCACGCTCAGCACCAGCGCGGCGAGGCTGGTCACCAGCGTGCCGATCACCATCTGGGCCGCTCCGAACTGGCCCGTCACCGGGTTCCAGGTGCGCTCGGTGTAGAAGCTCAGCCCGAACTCGCGCAGGGCAGGCCACGACTCGCGCCCGAGCTGGTACACGCTCAGGACGAACACCAGCACGATCACCGAGGCGAGCGCGAGAATCAGGAGCTGAAAGGTGCGGTCGCTGCGCCCGGACAGGGCGGCGCGGGGGGAGGATCGGGGGCGCAGGGGTTCACTCATGGGATCATGACCTCTGGGAAACAGTTCAGCGCGTGGGCGTCAGGGCCACGTCAGGGCCGAGGCCATCGGGGAAGACCAGGAGGCGGGCAGCGAGCCGGGCGGCTCCCGCCAGAGAGCCGCCCGCGCCGGAGGGAAGCAACCGCTTAGAGCTTGCTGCCGCCGTAGGTCATGGAATTGATGATGTTCCGCGCCTTGCTCGCCACCGTGGTGGGCAGCTTGGCGTAGTCGAGGGGCTCGGTATAGGCCTGCCCGCCCGTGACCATCCAGCTCAGCAGATTCTTGAGGGCCTTGGCCTGCGCCTGGGTGCGGTTCCCGTACTTCTGTTCCCCGTAGAAGATCACGTAGGTGAAGCTGGTGATGGGGTAGGCGTCCCGGTTCGCGCTGTTCGTCAGGCTAACGCGGGTATCGGCGGGAATCACTACGCCCTGCGCGGCGGCGGCGGCGGGGCCGTTGTCGGCCAGCACGTCCTTGCCCGCGCGGTTGCGCACGCTCCCGAAGGGCAGCTTGTTCTGCTTGGCGTACACCAGTTCCACGTAGCCGATCGCGCCGGGGGTGCTCTTGACCACGCCCGCCACGCCGTCGTTGCCCTTGGCGCCCGTGCCGGTGGGCCACTGAAGGCTGTTGCCCACGCCCACCTTGGTCTTCCACTCGTTGCTGACCTTGCTCAGATAATCCGCGAACACGTAGGTCGTGCCCGAGCCGTCGCTGCGGCGCACGGCGGTGATGGGCAGGCCGG
Coding sequences within it:
- the pstA gene encoding phosphate ABC transporter permease PstA, whose product is MTVRSTSRPARPRPRLSPARRARNLLMGGLIGLSTLIVVAPLILIFAYLLREGLGAMNLDFFTRTPAPEGETGGGLLNAILGSLQMLAMASVLGVGVGVAGGIFLAEYPRHRLMPTVRMLSDVLAGIPAIVMGLVAYGLIVLQFGFSGLAGAIALGFLMIPIVVRTTEEVLKLVPVTVREAGLSLGLPQWLVILRIVLPAAAGGIVTGVMLALARVAGEAAPLLFTAFGNPLVNLDPTKPMSALPLEIYRGATSAYDENQRLAKAGALLLILIIFATSLLARRASRRR
- the pstC gene encoding phosphate ABC transporter permease subunit PstC, with amino-acid sequence MSEPLRPRSSPRAALSGRSDRTFQLLILALASVIVLVFVLSVYQLGRESWPALREFGLSFYTERTWNPVTGQFGAAQMVIGTLVTSLAALVLSVPLAVASALFVAEYAPKWLANPVGYLIELLAAVPSVVYGLWALFVIAPILGRWQQGFFADPANLAVYTRCQDLWNSGQTTLQCFFVPNSFDGRGLALAILILTVMILPYTASVARDVIRLVPQDQREAMYALGATKWEVISRAILPYARAGILGGVILALGRALGETLAVAMVIGDSQDIIKSLWGGASTMASVIANQFGDAQERLHRSSVVALGLGLFLLSVLVNFIARLVIARLTPKGIQ
- the pstS gene encoding phosphate ABC transporter substrate-binding protein PstS; this translates as MQKTFLLGLALVTTATASQAAAQTITGAGASFPYPLYSKMFAEYRKDTGVSVNYQSVGSGAGQKQITERTVDFAGSDNPMSDEAMKVAPAKLLHVPTAIGAVVPAYNVPGVTQPLKFTGRVLADIYLGKIRTWNDKAITALNPGVTLPGLPITAVRRSDGSGTTYVFADYLSKVSNEWKTKVGVGNSLQWPTGTGAKGNDGVAGVVKSTPGAIGYVELVYAKQNKLPFGSVRNRAGKDVLADNGPAAAAAQGVVIPADTRVSLTNSANRDAYPITSFTYVIFYGEQKYGNRTQAQAKALKNLLSWMVTGGQAYTEPLDYAKLPTTVASKARNIINSMTYGGSKL